The following are from one region of the Sandaracinus amylolyticus genome:
- a CDS encoding serine/threonine-protein kinase codes for MRIERLVSRSAAASVYRGERAGDAVAVKVYAPHLAEKARSVERAGREREAQRAIDHPFVARLLDAGHTDDGAPYLVSEWIQGHTLEQRLGAGAMTWAELRPIAAAIARALGAIHRASIVHRDVKPSNIVLPEAGEPAAMLLDFGHALLLDEVRLTESGFSLGTAAYMAPEHAEGAAIDGRADLYSLGVVLYRALAGVLPFDDVSPALVIDRHRYDPVVPPRVRAPERAVDPMANDLVMWLLEKDPAQRVPNATVLLHTIR; via the coding sequence GTGCGTATCGAGCGCCTCGTCTCGCGGAGCGCGGCCGCGTCCGTCTATCGCGGCGAGCGCGCCGGCGACGCCGTCGCCGTGAAGGTCTACGCGCCGCACCTCGCGGAGAAGGCCCGCTCCGTCGAGCGAGCGGGCCGCGAGCGCGAGGCACAGCGCGCGATCGATCATCCGTTCGTCGCGCGCCTGCTGGACGCCGGTCACACCGACGACGGCGCGCCGTACCTCGTGAGCGAGTGGATCCAGGGGCACACCCTCGAGCAGCGCCTCGGCGCGGGCGCGATGACCTGGGCCGAGCTCCGTCCGATCGCGGCCGCCATCGCTCGTGCGCTCGGCGCGATCCACCGCGCGTCGATCGTGCACCGCGACGTCAAACCGTCGAACATCGTGCTCCCGGAAGCCGGCGAGCCCGCCGCGATGCTGCTCGACTTCGGCCACGCGCTCCTCCTCGACGAGGTGCGCCTGACGGAGAGCGGATTCTCGCTCGGGACCGCCGCCTACATGGCTCCCGAGCACGCGGAAGGCGCGGCCATCGACGGGCGCGCCGACCTCTACTCGCTGGGCGTCGTCCTCTATCGCGCGCTCGCGGGCGTCCTTCCGTTCGACGACGTGTCACCCGCGCTCGTGATCGATCGACATCGCTACGACCCCGTCGTCCCGCCCCGCGTCCGCGCGCCCGAGCGCGCCGTGGACCCGATGGCGAACGACCTCGTGATGTGGCTGCTCGAGAAGGACCCGGCGCAGCGGGTCCCGAACGCCACCGTGCTCCTCCACACCATCCGCTGA
- a CDS encoding serine/threonine-protein kinase, with protein sequence MSSPKPTQLGTGSGSTPATSQVVVKHAQCPRCAAPFHDRPFCPNDGEVAGAFVLGERYRVEERLGAGGMAFVFGGRHLVLGKRVALKVLRPELGGPEHAQRFLREARLASQLHHENIVAVTDFGHDGALDLHFLAMDRIAGVSLADTLKSEGALPWSRAVPILVQVARALMAAHDHGVVHRDLTPRNLMLSHSSGRRDVVKLCDFGLSRTIVGDDRLTSTGQMIGTPAYMSPEQLRGEVSQDGAIDVYALGTIAYEMLSGSLPFASPTPVAMIAAKLRDRATPLGTRSRVPRELDALVLRCLDHDPHARPSASEIEAALSSLSLHTAADAEPTDLIGTTVGSYRITALLGTGGMGSVYRAVHPQIGTEVAIKVLLPEVAASSDVIDRFVLEARASSAIGSPHIPRYFDFGTLRDGRAYAVMELLEGETLAERLQRSGPMPLTEVVRVLDQAADALGRAHAARVIHRDVKPDNLFLARGDGGAQTLKVLDFGIAKSLTHSGASANTKATQAGTFIGTPAYCAPEQMYGGAVGPATDVYALGATAFEMLTGAPPFDAANISQLFVHKASGAVPSARARNPALPAAVDRTLSRALALHAADRFATMEELRASLRTWVETSPSAHGEAPAARVVRRRSTGLWAVGLGVLLACGAAVAIAFAIAIASRGSDAPADAPAAGTARPAEQVATPAEPAVLPPPEPPAAEPPTAIAPAREEAAREDVPAARSEESERAPARHVETPRPRRAQPRVEQPEPDVGTRRPTTTERTIIADPFAE encoded by the coding sequence ATGTCGTCGCCCAAACCAACGCAGCTCGGCACCGGGAGCGGCTCGACGCCCGCGACGTCGCAGGTCGTCGTGAAGCACGCGCAATGTCCGCGCTGCGCGGCGCCGTTCCACGATCGACCGTTCTGCCCGAACGACGGCGAGGTGGCAGGCGCGTTCGTGCTCGGGGAGCGCTACCGCGTCGAAGAGCGGCTGGGCGCAGGCGGGATGGCGTTCGTCTTCGGCGGACGGCACCTCGTGCTCGGCAAGCGCGTCGCGCTCAAGGTCCTGCGGCCCGAGCTCGGAGGGCCGGAGCACGCGCAGCGCTTCCTGCGCGAGGCGCGCCTCGCCAGCCAGCTCCATCACGAGAACATCGTCGCGGTGACCGACTTCGGTCATGACGGCGCGCTCGACCTGCACTTCCTCGCGATGGATCGCATCGCCGGCGTGAGCCTCGCGGACACGCTGAAGAGCGAGGGAGCGCTCCCCTGGTCGCGCGCGGTGCCGATCCTCGTGCAGGTCGCGCGCGCGTTGATGGCGGCGCACGACCACGGCGTCGTCCACCGCGACCTGACGCCGCGGAACCTGATGCTCTCCCACTCGTCGGGACGGCGCGACGTCGTGAAGCTCTGCGACTTCGGGCTGAGCCGCACGATCGTCGGCGACGATCGCCTGACGTCGACCGGGCAGATGATCGGCACGCCCGCGTACATGTCGCCCGAGCAGCTCCGCGGCGAGGTCTCGCAGGACGGCGCGATCGACGTGTACGCGCTCGGGACCATCGCGTACGAGATGCTCTCGGGCAGCCTTCCGTTCGCATCGCCGACGCCGGTCGCGATGATCGCCGCGAAGCTGCGCGATCGCGCGACGCCGCTCGGGACGCGGAGCAGGGTCCCGCGTGAGCTCGACGCGCTCGTCCTGCGCTGCCTGGATCACGATCCGCACGCGCGTCCGAGCGCGAGCGAGATCGAGGCCGCGCTCTCGAGCCTCTCGCTCCACACCGCCGCCGACGCCGAGCCCACGGACCTCATCGGGACGACCGTGGGGAGCTATCGGATCACGGCGCTGCTGGGCACGGGCGGCATGGGATCGGTCTATCGCGCGGTGCACCCGCAGATCGGCACCGAGGTCGCGATCAAAGTGCTCCTGCCGGAGGTCGCCGCGTCGTCCGACGTGATCGACCGGTTCGTCCTCGAGGCGCGCGCGTCGAGCGCGATCGGCAGCCCGCACATCCCGCGCTACTTCGACTTCGGCACGCTGCGCGACGGGCGCGCCTACGCGGTGATGGAGCTGCTCGAGGGCGAGACGCTCGCGGAGCGCCTGCAGCGCAGCGGCCCGATGCCCCTGACCGAAGTGGTGCGCGTCCTCGATCAAGCGGCCGACGCGCTCGGCCGTGCGCACGCCGCGCGCGTGATCCATCGCGACGTGAAGCCGGACAACCTCTTCCTCGCGCGGGGCGACGGCGGGGCCCAGACGCTCAAGGTGCTCGACTTCGGGATCGCGAAGTCGCTCACCCACTCGGGCGCGAGCGCCAACACGAAGGCGACGCAGGCCGGAACGTTCATCGGCACGCCGGCGTACTGCGCTCCCGAGCAGATGTACGGCGGCGCCGTCGGGCCCGCGACCGATGTCTACGCGCTCGGCGCGACGGCGTTCGAGATGCTGACCGGAGCTCCCCCGTTCGACGCGGCCAACATCTCGCAGCTCTTCGTGCACAAGGCGAGCGGCGCGGTTCCGTCGGCGCGGGCTCGCAACCCCGCGCTGCCGGCGGCCGTCGATCGAACGCTCTCTCGCGCGTTGGCGCTGCACGCCGCCGATCGCTTCGCGACGATGGAGGAGCTCCGCGCGTCGCTGCGCACGTGGGTCGAGACGAGCCCGAGCGCGCACGGGGAGGCGCCGGCCGCGCGCGTGGTGCGGCGGCGCTCGACTGGCCTCTGGGCGGTGGGGCTCGGAGTGCTCCTCGCGTGCGGCGCGGCGGTCGCGATCGCGTTCGCCATCGCGATCGCGTCGCGCGGAAGCGATGCGCCCGCCGACGCTCCTGCCGCCGGCACAGCGCGCCCCGCGGAGCAGGTCGCCACGCCGGCCGAGCCTGCCGTGCTCCCGCCGCCCGAACCGCCCGCGGCCGAGCCGCCGACCGCGATCGCGCCGGCTCGAGAGGAGGCTGCGCGCGAGGACGTTCCGGCAGCCCGGTCGGAGGAGAGCGAGCGCGCGCCCGCGCGGCACGTCGAGACGCCGAGGCCTCGCCGCGCGCAGCCGCGCGTCGAGCAGCCGGAGCCCGACGTGGGCACGCGCCGGCCGACCACGACCGAGCGGACGATCATCGCCGACCCCTTCGCGGAGTGA